Proteins encoded together in one Chryseobacterium sp. G0201 window:
- a CDS encoding Rrf2 family transcriptional regulator produces MNNTRFATAIHIMTLLAKSPQEWLTSEWMAGSININPAVVRKEISVLREAGLITSRQGKEGGSQLSRNADSITISEIYSAVKNSEVLGKKNNNPNPVCSVGREINNHLNDLFVETDQLVVKFLGNKSLKEFTDQFD; encoded by the coding sequence ATGAACAATACAAGATTTGCTACGGCGATACATATTATGACCTTACTGGCTAAAAGTCCGCAGGAGTGGTTAACTTCTGAGTGGATGGCGGGTAGCATTAATATAAATCCGGCGGTTGTTCGTAAAGAGATCAGCGTTCTTCGAGAAGCGGGTTTAATTACGAGCAGACAAGGCAAAGAGGGTGGAAGTCAGCTTTCCAGAAATGCAGATTCAATTACAATTTCTGAAATTTATTCAGCAGTAAAGAACTCTGAAGTGTTAGGAAAGAAGAATAACAATCCAAACCCTGTCTGTAGTGTCGGTCGTGAGATCAATAATCATCTGAATGATTTGTTTGTAGAGACAGATCAGTTAGTGGTAAAATTTTTGGGAAACAAGTCATTGAAAGAATTCACTGATCAGTTCGATTAA
- a CDS encoding NAD(P)-dependent oxidoreductase, protein MKKVAVIGATGFVGTQVVNELANRGYAVEAIVRDASKVEQNDKVSAKSIDVNNIDELSEALKGSDAVISTFNAGWTNPNLYNDFLTGSENIEKAVEKAGVKRFITVGGAGSLYIADGVQIVDTPDFPEAYKPGATAARDYLNKIKENNTLDWTFFSPAIEMNQSNVGTRTGKYRTSLETPVLNEEGRSILSVEDVAVVLVDELEQNNHIRERFTAAY, encoded by the coding sequence ATGAAAAAAGTAGCAGTAATTGGTGCAACAGGATTTGTAGGTACTCAAGTCGTAAACGAATTGGCAAACAGAGGATATGCGGTAGAAGCTATCGTGAGAGATGCCTCTAAAGTCGAGCAAAACGATAAAGTATCTGCAAAAAGTATTGATGTAAATAACATAGATGAGCTATCAGAAGCTTTAAAAGGCAGCGATGCCGTGATCAGCACCTTCAATGCAGGTTGGACGAACCCAAATCTTTACAACGATTTCCTTACAGGTTCTGAAAACATCGAGAAAGCGGTTGAAAAAGCTGGTGTTAAAAGATTTATTACAGTAGGTGGAGCTGGAAGTCTTTACATCGCAGATGGCGTTCAGATTGTAGATACTCCGGATTTTCCTGAAGCGTACAAACCTGGTGCGACAGCGGCAAGAGATTATTTAAATAAAATCAAAGAAAACAACACATTGGATTGGACGTTCTTCAGCCCCGCTATCGAAATGAATCAATCAAATGTTGGAACAAGAACAGGGAAATACAGAACTTCTTTAGAAACTCCTGTTTTAAATGAAGAGGGTAGAAGCATCCTTTCTGTAGAAGACGTTGCGGTAGTTTTGGTTGATGAATTGGAGCAGAATAATCATATCCGTGAGCGTTTCACAGCTGCTTATTAA
- a CDS encoding MBL fold metallo-hydrolase, translating to MLGKKLLSLMALLGFVSILFAGNLKIKVYNPGSKAIFPITSTIIYGDKDAILIDAQFQKQYAEQLVKDIKATGKTLKTVFISHSDPDFYFGLDVIKKAFPNVKIISTAQTAYLISASKDDKLAVWKPQLKEDAPSEIIVPEAVNSIPDLEGNKIEIKQNPDDPAHNFLWIPSLKTVVGGISVSVDSHLWMADTQNQKAIDQWIGQIDAMKALNPTQVVPSHFAKLSLSPNSLDFVKNYLENYKKAVAENKTLESTVNFMVNKYPSLPGKDELAMGAKVFLGEMDWDLKSPYPAIGRKVEVNFGTAQFILDFKDNKTMSFVGTAGEVKGLTDTVEYIVTEVSKNVFMVYWHEPKVGVNVVNVQDYNKNIIYSNILKKDGSSDHPKGTIKILK from the coding sequence ATGTTAGGAAAGAAATTATTATCATTAATGGCCTTATTGGGTTTTGTAAGCATTTTATTTGCTGGAAACTTAAAGATTAAAGTTTATAATCCAGGTTCAAAAGCGATTTTTCCAATCACTTCAACGATAATTTACGGAGATAAAGATGCCATACTTATTGATGCGCAGTTTCAAAAGCAATATGCTGAACAGCTTGTCAAGGACATTAAAGCTACTGGAAAGACTCTGAAAACAGTTTTTATTTCTCACAGCGATCCGGATTTTTATTTCGGTTTGGATGTCATCAAAAAAGCTTTTCCAAATGTAAAAATAATTTCCACAGCACAGACGGCTTATCTTATTTCGGCTTCGAAAGACGATAAACTGGCAGTTTGGAAACCTCAACTAAAAGAAGATGCACCTTCAGAAATTATTGTTCCGGAAGCGGTAAATTCAATTCCTGATTTAGAAGGAAATAAAATTGAGATTAAACAAAACCCTGATGATCCGGCTCATAATTTTCTTTGGATTCCTTCTTTGAAAACGGTTGTCGGCGGAATTTCAGTTTCTGTAGATTCTCATCTCTGGATGGCCGATACGCAGAATCAAAAAGCTATTGATCAGTGGATTGGGCAAATTGATGCCATGAAAGCATTAAATCCTACACAGGTTGTACCTTCTCATTTTGCAAAACTGAGTCTTTCTCCAAACTCGTTAGATTTTGTTAAAAATTATCTTGAAAACTATAAAAAAGCAGTCGCAGAAAATAAAACTTTAGAATCGACTGTCAATTTTATGGTTAATAAATATCCAAGTCTTCCGGGAAAAGATGAATTGGCGATGGGAGCTAAAGTTTTCTTAGGAGAAATGGATTGGGATTTAAAATCACCTTATCCTGCCATCGGACGAAAAGTGGAAGTGAACTTTGGAACCGCTCAATTTATTCTAGATTTTAAAGATAATAAAACCATGTCTTTTGTCGGAACAGCAGGTGAAGTGAAAGGACTTACTGATACTGTTGAATATATAGTGACAGAAGTTTCGAAAAATGTCTTTATGGTCTATTGGCATGAGCCTAAAGTTGGTGTAAACGTTGTGAATGTTCAGGATTATAATAAAAACATCATTTATTCAAATATTCTGAAAAAAGATGGTTCATCAGATCATCCGAAAGGAACAATTAAGATTTTAAAATAA
- a CDS encoding M23 family metallopeptidase, producing MKKFLSSKKNVNILLGGLLLVVFAQGIFIAKLFSDRDDKTYEVNLVKINTEKDSVDYLKMKTDLGLVDQTVAQLNSFLKSKDISNEKLMILSKDSISSSVYLAKQSNRYSQYLIDLQKKLMQVPLGMPTEGHISSNFGIRKNPIPFKTVYASVRSGASSESKPAAVVAAAKPEVKAEPVEKTIELTDSYGNKREVKVIVTPKSAPVASAPASTSTKSIASNSSSGSKVPVVEKNNPPAEADQMQFHKGLDIGVAFGSDVIATAAGTVIFSGQKGGYGNCVIISHGNGLATLYGHLSQLVAKVNEKVKVGQVIAKSGNSGRSTGPHLHYEVHKNNTPVNPKLFMNL from the coding sequence ATGAAAAAATTTCTAAGCAGCAAGAAGAACGTAAACATCCTTCTGGGAGGACTTTTATTAGTAGTTTTTGCACAAGGGATTTTCATAGCCAAATTATTTTCTGACAGAGATGATAAAACCTATGAAGTGAACCTTGTAAAAATAAATACTGAAAAAGACAGTGTAGATTACTTAAAAATGAAAACAGATTTAGGTCTTGTAGATCAAACTGTTGCTCAACTCAATTCATTCTTAAAATCAAAAGATATTTCGAATGAAAAGCTAATGATTCTTAGCAAAGACAGTATTTCAAGCTCCGTATATCTGGCAAAACAATCTAACCGATACAGCCAGTATTTAATAGATCTGCAGAAAAAATTAATGCAAGTTCCATTGGGAATGCCTACTGAAGGCCATATCTCATCAAATTTCGGTATCAGAAAAAATCCTATTCCTTTTAAAACTGTTTACGCATCTGTAAGATCGGGTGCGTCTTCAGAATCTAAACCTGCCGCTGTTGTCGCAGCCGCAAAACCTGAAGTAAAGGCAGAACCCGTTGAAAAAACAATCGAATTAACCGACAGCTACGGAAATAAAAGAGAAGTAAAAGTAATAGTGACGCCAAAATCAGCTCCTGTGGCTTCGGCTCCTGCAAGTACTTCTACAAAATCAATCGCCAGTAATTCAAGTTCAGGGTCTAAGGTTCCTGTTGTTGAAAAAAATAATCCGCCTGCTGAGGCTGATCAGATGCAGTTTCACAAAGGGTTGGATATTGGCGTCGCTTTTGGTTCTGATGTTATCGCAACTGCTGCAGGAACTGTAATTTTCTCAGGACAGAAAGGAGGTTACGGAAACTGTGTAATTATTTCTCACGGAAATGGATTGGCTACATTATACGGACATTTATCTCAATTGGTAGCGAAAGTTAATGAAAAAGTAAAAGTGGGTCAGGTAATTGCAAAATCCGGAAATTCGGGACGTTCCACTGGACCGCATCTTCATTATGAAGTACACAAAAACAATACGCCGGTAAATCCGAAATTGTTTATGAATTTATAA